The Microbulbifer pacificus sequence GATGATGGCGCAGGCCAGCAATGTAAAAATCAAAGTAAACAGCCACGGACGCTTTTCGCCGCCGCGCATCAGCAGGTGGGGCAGCAGATCCGGATCAATGAGTTTTTGCAGTCCTCCGGCGGCGAACAGGGTACGCGCCAGCGCCCAGCAGAGAAGGGCGGCGGGCAGAATCAGCCACAGCAGCACCGGGCGCAGAAAGTGAAACTGGGTGAGATTGGCGGTGAGATCGGCAACGAGGCTCATGGGGTCAGGCCTCCCGCGGTGCTTGTTTCAGACTTGCCGGAACGATGAGTGCGGCGCTGCAGTTCCGCGCTTCCTGCGGTGAGCAGCGGAATTGCCGCCCAAAAAAAAGACAGCAGCAGGGCAATGCCCAGTGGCCAGATATAGAGAGCACGTAGAGGACGGTAGGTTTCTGCTTCCTGTTCTACGGGCTCCAGGCGATCCAGCTCCTCATAGATATTTGCAAGCTCAGTGGGGTTGTGTGCGCGGAAGTAGCGCCCCCCTGTTTTGTCGGCTATGGCCTGTAAGGTTTCGCTGTCGAGATCGCGGGATGGGTTTACACGGCGCGCGCCAAAACGAGAGCCGAGTAGTCCGGGCTGCACCATTTCCTCCGCGCCAACACCGATGGTGTACACCTTTACTCCAGCCTGCTTTGCCAGTTCGGCGGCTTTTAATGGTTCCACTTCGCCGGCCGTATTGGCGCCGTCGGTCAGCAGAATCAGAACGCGCTGATCCGCGGGACGCTGGGTGAGGCGTTTCACGGAAAGACCGATGGCGTCGCCAATCGCCGTTCCCTGGCCGGCAAAGCCGATCTGCGCTTCCGTCAGCAGAGTATCGACGGCCTCGCGGTCGAAGGTGAGTGGCGCTTGCAAATAGGCACGGGTACCAAACAACACCAGCCCGAGGCGGTCGCCCTTGCGTCGCAGCACGAAATCACCCACGACATTTTTTACTGCGGTGATACGCATGGCGGGGTTGCCGTTCAGGATCATATCCGGGGTTTCCATGCTGCCGGAAATATCCACGGCAATCAGCAGATCGCGGGCGCTGGTGGTTTGGGTAATGGGTTCGCCATACCACTGTGGACGAGCGGCAGCGGCCATCAGCAGGGACCAGATCAGCCACAGCAGCATCAGACTCAGGCGATTGCTGGTGGCGCTGCCGCCTTTGCGTGGCAGTTGTTGGTAATAGGGAACCTTGAGCGCGCTGTTCAATGGCTCGCTCTTGGGGAGCAGGTGCCGGGCGAGTAGTGGCAGCGGTAGCAGTAAAAACAGCCAGGGGAGGGCAAACTCAAACAACTTCGGCCCCCTCGTTTTTTTTCATCTCTTTATTCGCCGCGGTAGGCAAAGCTGTGGGCTGGTGTTTGCGTACCCAGTCGATGGCGAATTCGCGAAAATCTTTGAGGCTTTGCTGGTCGCCTTCTGCACCGCTGTACAGGTTTTCCAGGATTGCGCGACGTGCGGGCTCTGGCATTGGCACTTCTGAGGAGGTTTCGAGAAACCGGATCCAGCGCTGCCCTGTGAGCGGGCCGGTGGCCTTGCGGCCATAGGTCACCACCGCCACCCGTTTCAGCAGAATGTTGATTTCCTCGATGGCGCGCGGTGTGCCGAGGTTCAGTGCCTGCAGTAGCCGTACGCCTTCGCTGCGGTAGAGGTTGCGGCGGCGCTTCTGACGCAGGTGCAGGGCGAAGAGGATGCCAGTAAATACAAGTGCGATAACGGCGCCGGCCAGAATCCACCAGCCGGACGCCAGCGGCCACCAGCCGATAGGCGCGGGTTCGTGAATATCCCGCAGTTGCGCCAGCAGCTCCTGCATCTCTGGCGTCATTGGGTTGGTGGGCGCTGGTGCGGCCTGCTTCGGCAACATCGTCACGCGGGCCTCCGGCCATTGGTCGCACTGCGCTCTCCGTAGCGGTTCAGGAGAACCGGCACTACCGGCTGGGTGTTATCAAAGTCCAGCAGGGGCAGATGCAGACGGCGGCAGAGTTGCGCGGTTTGTTCTCGCAGCCGCGCCTGGTCCTGGGCAAACTGCTGGCGGAGGCCGCGGCTGGACTTGCCGAGAAAGGTGCGCTGTTTGCCATCGCTGATGGTGAGCGGCTGATCGGGAATATGTTGTTCCAGCGGGTCGGCTATCCGCAGTACCTGCAGGTCCGCATGGCGGGTAAGCAGGTAGAGCGGTTGCTCGCAGCTGTCGTCGAGGTCGTGACAGTCGCTGATCAGGAACAGGGCACTACCGGGGCGGGCAACACGGCGAGCCTCCTCTAGCAGTACGCTGAGAGGCTGGCTGCCGCCACTGGCAACCGGGCTTTGCAGGGCGCCCGCGGTTTCGACCATGCCGTGGATTGCGGCGAGCACCGCGTGGTGACTGCGGCGCGGGCGAACGGTTTCAACGTCGTGATCGGAAAAAAGCAGGGCGCCGATACGGTCACCATGTTGCAGGCCGGCCCAGCTCAGGGCCGACGCGATACTGCAGGCGGCGACCGACTTGAAGGCGTTCCGGCTGCCGAAAAACATCGGTGAGCGAAGGTCCAGAAGGATCACCACCGGGCGCTCGCGCTCCTCCTGAAACAGCTTGGTGTGGGTCTTGCCAGTGCGTGCGGTTACACGCCAGTCGATGGAACGCACGTCATCACCAGGCTGGTAATAGCGTACTTCCTCGAAGTTCATGCCGCGGCCGCGATAGCGGGTCAGCAGGTTGCCGGCCTGATCGCTGCGATTCACCCTGGGTTTGAACAGGCGCAACTGGCGGGCGATATGGCGCAGGCGCACCAAAGGCGCCACTTCCGGGTAGGCGCCGCGCAGGTTCAATTCACTGTGGTTGATCGCTTTCTGCACTTCTGTCAGCCCCTAAATCGCCGGGACCTGTTGCAGCAGGCGTCGGATAACCTGGTCGGCACTGGCGCCCGCGGCCTCTGCTTCGAAGCTCAGCAGCAGTCGGTGGCGCAACACGTCCGGCGCAATCGCCATCACATCATCCGGGGTCACATAATCGCGCCCTGCAAGCCAGGCATAGGCGCGCGCGCAGCGGTCCAGGGCAATCGTGGCGCGCGGGCTGGCGCCGAAGTCGAGCCAGGAGGCGAGTTCCGCGTCGTAACGTTGAGGTTCACGGGTAGCGATGATCAGTTGGACAATGTATGTCTCCACCGCCTCCACCATGGTGAGCTCGAGAATCTCCTTGCGTGCGGCGAAGATGGTGTCCTGACTGACGACGGCGGTGGGATGGCTCTCCCCCTGGCTCGCCTCGGAGCGGGCCAGCTGCAGAATTTTTCTCTCCGAATCCGCGTCCGGGTAAGAGAGATTGACCTGCATCAAAAAACGGTCGAGTTGCGCTTCCGGCAGAGGATAGGTGCCTTCCTGCTCAATGGGGTTCTGGGTGGCCATCACCAGAAAGAGCGGGGGAAGCGCGTAGGTTTTTCTGCCCACGCTCACCTGCCGTTCCGCCATTGCTTCGAGCAGCGCGGACTGCACCTTGGCCGGGGCGCGGTTGATCTCATCGGCGAGAATCAGGTTATGAAATACGGGGCCCGGCTGGAAATGAAATTCACCGGTCTCCGGGCGATAGATGTCGGTGCCGGTAATATCCGCGGGCAACAAGTCCGGTGTGAACTGCACCCGGTGGAAGTCACCCTCGATGGCATCGGCCAGAGTCTTGATGGCTTTGGTTTTGGCGAGACCCGGTGCACCCTCCACCAGAAGGTGCCCGTCGGCAAGCAGTCCGATGAGAATCCGATTGACCAAAGTCGTCTGGCCAATAATCTGCTGTTCCAGCCATTCACCCAGAATTTTTATCTGCTGGCGTGTGTCCATATCGTCACTTCTTTTGCCAATTTCCTGTTTCAATACGCTGCCCGGGACGAGGGGCTAACTATCATTAGAGCATCTCTATATATAGCCACTTGTCCGGTTTTCGCGGGCCGGTTGATTTTAGCGGCGATGCGCTGAGAGGCAACCGTTGCGCCCGCTTGGGCGACCTCAAGGCGGCAAGGTAGACAACAAATCTGACGTTTTGTTCTACGTTAATGCAGCATATTTAGCATTCTTGGCCGCGATGGCGATCGCGGCGATGGGAGGAAGCACGTGAATATGGCGACGGTCATTACCGATAGCCGGGAAGAGCTGCTGGCGCAGGTCGGCAGTTTCATCCGCGAGAAGCTGGGGGATAAGGCAGAGCCGGTGGCCGCCTTTGCGGAGCGGTTTCTGAACCAGTACCCGCTGGAAGATCTGGCGGGGCGGCGTCTGGCGGATGTGTACGGGTGCATCTACACCTGCTGGGACTTCATCCAGCAGCGCTCCGCAGGAGAGCCCAAGATCCGGGTGTTCAACCCGCGCCTTGAGGAGCACGGCTGGGAGTGTTCCCACACGGTGGTGTGTGTGTTGCAGCGAGACATGCCATTTCTGGTGGACTCGGTGCGCATGGAGATCAACCGCCGCAACACCGTGATCCACTCGATCAAAAGTACCGTGATGCAACTGCAGCGCGGCGACGACGGCCGCCTGCGTCAGCTGCTGCCACCCGGTCGCAAAGTGGCGGACGGTGTTGAAGAGGATCCCAAGGTTTCCAGCGAAGCGCTGATTTACCTGGAGATTAACCTGGACACCTCGGCCTCCCACGCCTCCGATCTGGCCCGGGCGATCCGCGAAATCCTCGGCGATGTCGAGTTGGTGGTAGACGACTACGTGCCAATGCTGGATACCTGCGCTGCCATGGAAGACCAGCTGCAGGCCAGTGTGGCCGACAATGATGCGAACCTGGAGGAGGCCGCGGCGTTCCTGCAGTGGATGCGCGACGGCAACTTCACCTTCCTCGGTTACCGCGAATACGAGTTCTGCCAGCAGGGGGACAAGAAAATCCTGTGCGAGGTGGAAAACCGTCGCCTGGGGATTTTCAAGAACCTGGAGCAGCCGGCCGAGCCGACCCCGGAGTACGCTTTTAACGAGGGCAAGCAGCGCTTCTATCAAGGGCCGAATTTCCTCACCTTCGCCAAATCTTCGGTTAAGTCCCGTGTGCACCGCGCCGCCTATTCCGATTATGTGAGCATCAAGCGCTACGATCCCAACGGTGAGGTGATCGGTGAGTCGGCGTTCATGGGGCTGTATACCTCGCCGGTGTACACGGAGAGCCCGGCGAAAATTCCCATCATTCGCCGCAAGTTGGCGTCGGTGATCGAGCAGAGCGGTCTCGCCCCCACCAGCCACGACGGCAAGGCGCTGAAGCGGATACTCGACACATTCCCCCGCGACGAACTGTTCCAGAGCAGCACCCGCGAACTGTTTGACACCACCCTCGGCGTGCTGGCGATGAACGAGCGCGCGCGCCTGAAACTATTCATGCGCAAGGATCCGTTTGGCAAATTTGTCAGCGCCATGGTGTATGTACCGCGGGATCAGTTCAACAGTGTGGTACGTGAGCGCATTGCGAATCGCATCGCTCGTGCGGTACACGCACTGGATTCCGACTTCACCACCTATTTTTCCGAATCCATTCTCGCCCGGGTGCACCTGGTGTTTCGGGTGGATCCCAACGAACCCGTAGAATTTGATGTAGCGCGATTGGAGGCGCAAATCGTGGATATTACCCGCAGTTGGGAAGACGTCTTCCAGAGATCCCTGATTGAAACCCACGGTGAGGAAGAGGGCAGCCGCCTGATCAGCACCTTCGGTCAGGCGTTCCCCGCGGGCTACCGCGAAGACTTTGAACCGCGCATCGCCGTGCAGGATGTGAGTTTTATTCGAGAGCTGTGCGGCGACAATCGCGTTGCCATGAGCTTCTACCAGCCCATTGGTGCCGAGCCCGGCAGCCTGCGATTCAAAGTATTTAACCTGGGGTGTGGTCTGACCCTGTCCGATGTTATTCCGGTGCTGGAAAATCTCGGCCTGCGAGTGATGGGGGAATTCCCCTATACCATCCGCCCGCAGGGGCAGCAGGATGTGTGGATGCACGAGTTTCATCTGGAGTTTGGTCTGCCCACGCGCATTGATGCGCAGGCCTCCCGCTCCCTGTTCCAGGATGCGTTCGCCGCGATCTGGGATGGCGTTGCCGAATCCGATTCCTTCAATCGCCTGGTACTGGCGGCGCGCCTCAACTGGCGTGAAGTCAGCATGCTGCGCGCCTACGCCCGTTATCTGAAGCAGACCAAGTTCGC is a genomic window containing:
- a CDS encoding DUF4381 domain-containing protein, coding for MLPKQAAPAPTNPMTPEMQELLAQLRDIHEPAPIGWWPLASGWWILAGAVIALVFTGILFALHLRQKRRRNLYRSEGVRLLQALNLGTPRAIEEINILLKRVAVVTYGRKATGPLTGQRWIRFLETSSEVPMPEPARRAILENLYSGAEGDQQSLKDFREFAIDWVRKHQPTALPTAANKEMKKNEGAEVV
- a CDS encoding DUF58 domain-containing protein, whose protein sequence is MQKAINHSELNLRGAYPEVAPLVRLRHIARQLRLFKPRVNRSDQAGNLLTRYRGRGMNFEEVRYYQPGDDVRSIDWRVTARTGKTHTKLFQEERERPVVILLDLRSPMFFGSRNAFKSVAACSIASALSWAGLQHGDRIGALLFSDHDVETVRPRRSHHAVLAAIHGMVETAGALQSPVASGGSQPLSVLLEEARRVARPGSALFLISDCHDLDDSCEQPLYLLTRHADLQVLRIADPLEQHIPDQPLTISDGKQRTFLGKSSRGLRQQFAQDQARLREQTAQLCRRLHLPLLDFDNTQPVVPVLLNRYGERSATNGRRPA
- a CDS encoding vWA domain-containing protein; the protein is MFEFALPWLFLLLPLPLLARHLLPKSEPLNSALKVPYYQQLPRKGGSATSNRLSLMLLWLIWSLLMAAAARPQWYGEPITQTTSARDLLIAVDISGSMETPDMILNGNPAMRITAVKNVVGDFVLRRKGDRLGLVLFGTRAYLQAPLTFDREAVDTLLTEAQIGFAGQGTAIGDAIGLSVKRLTQRPADQRVLILLTDGANTAGEVEPLKAAELAKQAGVKVYTIGVGAEEMVQPGLLGSRFGARRVNPSRDLDSETLQAIADKTGGRYFRAHNPTELANIYEELDRLEPVEQEAETYRPLRALYIWPLGIALLLSFFWAAIPLLTAGSAELQRRTHRSGKSETSTAGGLTP
- a CDS encoding AAA family ATPase, with protein sequence MDTRQQIKILGEWLEQQIIGQTTLVNRILIGLLADGHLLVEGAPGLAKTKAIKTLADAIEGDFHRVQFTPDLLPADITGTDIYRPETGEFHFQPGPVFHNLILADEINRAPAKVQSALLEAMAERQVSVGRKTYALPPLFLVMATQNPIEQEGTYPLPEAQLDRFLMQVNLSYPDADSERKILQLARSEASQGESHPTAVVSQDTIFAARKEILELTMVEAVETYIVQLIIATREPQRYDAELASWLDFGASPRATIALDRCARAYAWLAGRDYVTPDDVMAIAPDVLRHRLLLSFEAEAAGASADQVIRRLLQQVPAI